A genomic stretch from Amycolatopsis sp. 195334CR includes:
- a CDS encoding NADP-dependent oxidoreductase: MKKISFTEFGGPEVLRLVDAEEPHAGPGQVRIAVRAAGVNPVDWRIREGQKLGAHPVELPAGVGLDAAGVVDELGEGVDGVRIGDPVFGEGVDTYAEFAVLTAWARIPEGLTFEEAAGYPSVVETAVRIIREVGVEAGQTLLVSGASGGVGSAVLQIARDRGITVIGTAGAANQDYLRGLGALATTYGEGWVERVRQLGQVDAALDLAGSGVLAELVALTGNPEKVITIADLGAADYGVRFSGVAGSVPDALAAAADLIARGKLHIPVDKAYALPDAAAAHADSQAGHTRGRRVILV, from the coding sequence ATGAAGAAGATCAGCTTCACCGAGTTCGGTGGTCCGGAAGTCCTGCGGCTCGTGGACGCCGAGGAGCCCCACGCGGGCCCAGGTCAGGTGCGCATCGCGGTGCGGGCGGCCGGGGTGAACCCGGTCGACTGGCGGATCCGCGAAGGCCAGAAGTTGGGCGCCCACCCGGTCGAGCTGCCCGCCGGGGTCGGGCTGGACGCGGCCGGGGTGGTGGACGAGCTCGGCGAGGGCGTCGACGGGGTGCGGATCGGGGACCCGGTGTTCGGGGAGGGCGTGGACACCTACGCGGAGTTCGCCGTCCTGACCGCCTGGGCCCGCATCCCCGAGGGGCTGACGTTCGAAGAAGCGGCCGGGTATCCGTCCGTGGTGGAGACCGCTGTGCGCATCATTCGTGAGGTCGGGGTGGAGGCCGGGCAGACGTTGCTGGTCAGCGGCGCGTCCGGCGGGGTCGGTTCGGCGGTGCTGCAGATCGCACGCGACCGCGGCATCACGGTGATCGGCACGGCCGGTGCGGCGAACCAGGACTACCTGCGCGGCCTGGGCGCCCTCGCCACGACCTACGGCGAGGGCTGGGTCGAGCGGGTGCGACAGCTCGGCCAGGTCGATGCGGCGCTCGACCTGGCCGGTTCGGGTGTGCTGGCCGAACTCGTCGCGCTGACCGGGAACCCGGAGAAGGTGATCACCATCGCCGATCTCGGCGCGGCGGACTACGGCGTCCGGTTCTCCGGGGTGGCCGGGAGCGTGCCGGACGCGCTCGCCGCGGCCGCCGACCTCATCGCGCGGGGCAAGCTCCACATCCCGGTGGACAAGGCGTACGCCCTGCCCGACGCCGCCGCGGCGCACGCCGACAGCCAAGCCGGCCACACCCGCGGGCGGCGGGTCATCCTCGTCTGA
- a CDS encoding nuclear transport factor 2 family protein, translated as MATEPNDLARYFIERGNAGDVDGLVALYEPDAVLAFPPGNLATGHAEIRKVYEEFVAAAPVLQPGRQHPALVSGDLALTVTTLTSGEMTVEIARRQPDGSWLWAVDQPVLVP; from the coding sequence GTGGCCACCGAGCCGAACGACCTGGCCAGGTACTTCATCGAACGCGGCAACGCCGGTGACGTGGACGGCCTGGTGGCGTTGTACGAACCGGACGCCGTGCTGGCGTTCCCGCCCGGCAACCTCGCCACCGGGCACGCGGAGATCCGCAAGGTCTACGAGGAGTTCGTCGCCGCGGCGCCGGTGCTCCAGCCGGGCAGGCAGCACCCGGCGCTGGTCAGCGGGGACCTCGCGCTCACCGTCACCACGCTGACCAGCGGGGAGATGACCGTCGAGATCGCCCGCCGCCAGCCGGACGGGTCCTGGCTCTGGGCCGTGGACCAGCCGGTGCTCGTGCCCTAG
- a CDS encoding YafY family protein, whose product MRADRLVSLVLLLRQHERLSAAALARELEVSTRTVLRDIEALSAAGVPVYAERGRHGGFALLPGFQTELTGLNHEEALALLVAGSRRGAQAFGLGGALASAMRKVVDALPESYRATAAGAARRLLIDPETDLLARRLVAEEVPDAVVAEVRRAVFAGHKLRIHYAASGQDAQWRTVDPIGLVTARGHGYLLATKSGADRTYRLSRILAAEELAEPAQRPERVDLDRAWQERSTRFRTGGDQVTVRARLHPARRGELAGTALTLHTEDPDDDGWLPLEATFQDARHAEWALWQLSTNAEVLAPQWLRTSLRDRAAEVVNRYGMPS is encoded by the coding sequence ATGCGCGCGGACCGGCTGGTGTCGCTGGTGTTGTTGCTGCGCCAGCACGAACGGCTGTCCGCGGCGGCGCTGGCCCGTGAGCTGGAGGTGTCCACGCGGACCGTGCTGCGCGACATCGAGGCGCTCTCGGCGGCGGGTGTCCCGGTGTACGCCGAACGCGGCAGGCACGGCGGTTTCGCGCTGCTGCCCGGTTTCCAGACCGAACTCACCGGGTTGAACCACGAGGAGGCGCTGGCCCTGCTGGTCGCCGGGTCACGGCGGGGCGCGCAGGCCTTCGGGCTCGGCGGGGCGCTGGCTTCGGCGATGCGCAAGGTGGTCGACGCGCTGCCCGAGAGCTACCGGGCCACTGCGGCCGGGGCGGCGCGGCGGTTGCTCATCGATCCGGAGACCGACCTGCTCGCCCGGCGGCTGGTCGCCGAGGAGGTGCCCGACGCCGTGGTGGCGGAGGTCCGGCGCGCGGTGTTCGCCGGGCACAAGCTGCGCATCCACTACGCGGCATCGGGCCAGGACGCGCAGTGGCGCACGGTCGACCCGATCGGCCTGGTCACCGCGCGCGGCCACGGTTACCTGCTGGCCACGAAGTCCGGCGCGGACCGCACCTACCGGCTGTCCAGGATCCTGGCCGCCGAGGAACTCGCCGAGCCCGCGCAACGACCGGAGCGCGTCGACCTGGACCGGGCGTGGCAGGAGCGCAGCACCCGGTTCCGGACCGGCGGGGACCAGGTCACCGTGCGGGCCAGGCTGCACCCGGCGCGACGCGGGGAGCTGGCGGGCACCGCGCTGACCCTGCACACCGAGGACCCCGACGACGACGGCTGGCTGCCCCTGGAGGCGACCTTCCAGGACGCGCGGCATGCCGAATGGGCGCTGTGGCAGCTCTCCACGAACGCGGAAGTCCTTGCGCCGCAATGGTTGCGGACTTCCCTGCGGGACCGCGCGGCCGAAGTCGTCAACCGCTACGGGATGCCGTCCTGA
- a CDS encoding DUF488 domain-containing protein produces MGAPRAHRHTTMKRITTIGVYGSTAADFLDRLAGQGVDLLLDLRQRRGVRGPDHCWANSARLQRSLAAAGIAYRHVKDLAPTTELRHLQYREDDRQGVGKRNRVALAPAYVERYTREILDRYDFGALIAELPGTTALFCVERDAAACHRSLVAARLGGTIGWCDPVDRRRPPSP; encoded by the coding sequence GTGGGCGCACCACGCGCCCACCGCCACACCACGATGAAGCGCATCACGACCATCGGCGTCTACGGCTCCACCGCCGCCGACTTCCTCGACCGGCTGGCCGGGCAGGGCGTGGACCTGCTCCTCGACCTCCGCCAGCGCCGCGGTGTCCGCGGCCCCGACCACTGCTGGGCGAACTCCGCGCGGCTCCAGCGCTCGCTCGCCGCGGCGGGCATCGCCTACCGCCACGTGAAGGACCTCGCCCCGACCACCGAACTACGACACCTCCAGTACCGCGAGGACGACCGCCAGGGCGTCGGCAAGCGCAACCGCGTCGCACTGGCGCCCGCGTACGTCGAGCGCTACACCCGCGAAATCCTCGACCGCTACGACTTCGGCGCGCTCATCGCCGAACTCCCGGGCACCACCGCCCTCTTCTGCGTCGAACGCGACGCGGCGGCCTGTCACCGTTCGCTCGTGGCCGCCCGCCTCGGTGGAACAATCGGGTGGTGTGACCCAGTGGATCGACGCCGACCGCCTTCCCCCTGA
- a CDS encoding TetR/AcrR family transcriptional regulator has protein sequence MTAPTGRRERKKAATREKIAETALRLFLDRGYDAVGIRDVAAEADVAVTTVFSHFASKEALVFERDANFEQSLARAVTDRTPDEPLIPALREAIRAMVRHCAAAEAAPIWRMVDGSPALRQYEESMRLRHADSLAAAIAAEFGLPAATTACRTISRFVVDAHSLAREAADPDAAVDEIFRMIEAAWAVQDLDSLGSSLGSAATTAMEASSSTTLPTMSST, from the coding sequence ATGACCGCGCCGACGGGACGCCGTGAACGCAAGAAGGCCGCGACCCGCGAGAAGATCGCCGAGACCGCCCTGCGGCTCTTCCTCGACCGCGGCTACGACGCGGTCGGCATCCGCGATGTGGCCGCCGAAGCCGACGTCGCCGTCACCACGGTCTTCTCCCACTTCGCCTCGAAAGAAGCCCTCGTGTTCGAGCGGGACGCGAACTTCGAGCAAAGCCTCGCGCGGGCGGTCACCGACCGGACACCGGACGAACCGCTCATCCCCGCGCTGCGTGAGGCGATCCGGGCCATGGTGCGGCATTGCGCGGCGGCCGAAGCCGCCCCGATCTGGCGCATGGTCGACGGATCCCCCGCCCTGCGGCAGTACGAGGAATCGATGCGGCTGCGTCACGCGGATTCACTGGCGGCGGCGATCGCCGCCGAATTCGGCCTGCCCGCGGCCACGACGGCCTGCCGCACCATCTCGAGGTTCGTGGTCGACGCCCATTCGCTGGCCCGCGAGGCCGCCGATCCGGACGCCGCGGTCGACGAGATCTTCCGGATGATCGAGGCGGCGTGGGCGGTTCAGGACCTCGACAGCTTGGGCAGCAGCTTGGGCAGTGCGGCGACGACGGCGATGGAGGCGAGCAGCAGCACCACGCTGCCCACGATGTCGAGCACGTAG